The Nitrospirota bacterium genomic sequence CAATCGTCATTCACCACCGGCCAGGCGCGATACCGGCTCGACAGTTTTTTTACGAGCGCTGCGCCCCTGTCATTGACGTGAAGGTTCGTACCCTTCAGCATGATGTCTTTTGCGGCAATTGCCATTGGAATCTCGCTCCTGCAACAAGGAATGTCCGACAGCATACATCTCTAATAATAATTAGAATAATTCCAGAGCCATGTCAAGGGCGGAAGAAAATATTTCCAACTTGGCTGTTTTTACTGCAACAAAGGTCAGCTATCAAGCGCCCCGGGAAGCCTCGGGAGAAATATCTGTCCCGTCTCGCTCCGCGTCATGCTTCGTTATTGCCGTCCAAGTCCATCCTGACCGAGATATAGTCCATGATGTCCTTCCGGCTGATGATGCCCAGCAGGCGCCCTTTGTCGACGACCATCAGCCTGCCTGTATTTGAGCCTGTCATCCGCGACAGGGCCTTCAGCATATCGGCATCCGGCTCGATGGTGTTCCGGCCGGTGCATTCGACGGCGAATTCGCCCACGGTGCGGCGGTCCCACTCCCCGCGCGGAATCTCCTTGATGCGTTCGACCGTAATGCAGCCGACGAACCGTCCGTCGTCCATGATCGGGTAAAGCTTGAAGTGCCTCTGGTACACGTAGTCTTCGACCAGCGCACGGATGGTGGTGGAGGGCGCGACAACGACGGGGTCACGGGTCATGACCTGAGCAACGGTTGCACCGCCAAGGGCACGCCTGATCAGGACCTGTTTATACGACATTTCTGCCGCGGAGCGGAGGAACATCCCTATCATTGACTGCCACAGGCCTCCCATGACATTCCCGCGAATCACGCCCACCACGCCGAGAATGATAAGGAAGACGCCGAAGCCCGAACCGATCTGCGATGCAATGCGCGTGGCCTTGCGCAGGCTCTTCATCCTTCGCCACAGCGCCGAACGCAGCACCCGCCCTCCGTCCAGCGGGAAGGCCGGGATCAGGTTGAAGCCCGCAAGGACCCAGTTGATCACGGCGAGATACCCGAGCACCGCCGCAGCCGGCACGGAGAACTGCTCCGTCATGTCCGATACGAGGTTAAAGAGGAAACCGAGCGCGACGCTCGAAAGGGGACCGGCGATGGCCATCCAGAACTCGGCCCGGGGGCTTGGCGGCTCGTCGTCCATTTCCGCCACGCCGCCGAAGACAAAGAGGGTGATCCCTTTCATGGGCAGGCCGAACCTGCGGGCCACGAGGGAGTGGCAGAGTTCATGGATGATAATGGAGACAACGAATCCGGCCGTTCCGCCTATGCCCATGATCCAGTAGGCTGCCGGCGCGAGCCCCTGATGCATGGACGGAAAGA encodes the following:
- a CDS encoding site-2 protease family protein, producing MFGRRITLFTLLGFAVHVDMSWLILGVLITWSLASGVFPSMHQGLAPAAYWIMGIGGTAGFVVSIIIHELCHSLVARRFGLPMKGITLFVFGGVAEMDDEPPSPRAEFWMAIAGPLSSVALGFLFNLVSDMTEQFSVPAAAVLGYLAVINWVLAGFNLIPAFPLDGGRVLRSALWRRMKSLRKATRIASQIGSGFGVFLIILGVVGVIRGNVMGGLWQSMIGMFLRSAAEMSYKQVLIRRALGGATVAQVMTRDPVVVAPSTTIRALVEDYVYQRHFKLYPIMDDGRFVGCITVERIKEIPRGEWDRRTVGEFAVECTGRNTIEPDADMLKALSRMTGSNTGRLMVVDKGRLLGIISRKDIMDYISVRMDLDGNNEA